TCACTGAAAAGATCTATAGTATAACAACTGACACAACAGAATATATGGTTGATTGATTACAGTGCGTCCATGTGAATTGTTTCCTGCATAAGAAGGAATAAGATAATGATAGTCACAACAAAGTTAAAGTCAAGTTGATTGACAGCTGCTGTGACCCCTCATAGGCCACACAGAGAAGATTTACTCCATCAAGTTCCACCCTCTGGCCAGCGGACTCCTGGTGTCTTCATCCTACGATCTCACAGTCAGACTGTGGAACCTGGAGGCCGGAGAGCAGGTCAAACTGCTCACCGGACACCAGGACCAGGTGGGTGACCAAGATCCACGCCTTGATCAAATCTTGGAATACAAgagtaaataagtaaaacatCAGAGATATGGACTGTTTGCACAGCAGTTTGGACTCTGCGTCTCTGAGCTTTCTTCCTCTTGTTCTTTCTTGTCTCCTCTTGTGGATCATATTCAGGTCTTTGGCATGGCGTGGAGTCCAGATGGCAAGCTCCTGGCCACAGTGTGCAAAGATGGGAAAGTTCGCATCTATGACCCCCGCAAGTCCACTGCACCCGTGCAGGTATGTACAGCACATTGGAGAATATGGGAggatacaatttaaaaaaagacgaGATTTGTCTTTAGGTGTGTATtgtgaaaatggtgaaaaacatACGTAACATTactctttttcttgtctttactTTCTAACTACACTTAACTCTTTTAAGCCACTATTCAGAGCAATGTTATTTGTcagaaaaacaaccaaaaactaaatatttttttctattttgtttgtttttatattttaattaatttaaagaaaagttttGTCACAATAGTGTGTTACTGCTTTGTAAAAATCAATAAACTGCCTATATGATCATCTACAGTGAGTTAGAATATCTTAGTAGTATTGTCAGACAGCAAGCAATGAATTACAGTGTTGTTTAATCACTGAAAAAACACAGgttctttttgtttcattaactAATTGAATCtttaattaaacacacacacagacttgctgttttcttttcaggaGGGCCCAGGTCCTGAGGGCCACAGGGGAGCTCGCGTGGTTTGGGTGTGTGAGGGCAAGTACCTGTTGGTGTCAGGATTTGACAGGTACTGAACATGgcaaagacattttttcttACAGTGCCATAAAGCAGGCAAaaatatatctctatatatcttaGAGTGATGTCAGTGTTCAGATGTCTATTCTAACATGTGTATGTGAGCGTCCTGCACAAAAGGCAAGCCACTATTTtatttccactgaaaacagtaCAGATAAGTACTTCTTCATGTATGGCCCCTTCTGAATTTAAAGGCATCATAATTCAGTGTTATCAGAGCAGCAGTGGGTCAGTCAAAAGAAAAGATCACCACTGACATCTTGTCGTCCTTCTGCAGTCGCAGTGAGAGAGGACTCTACATATACCCTGCTGACTCCCTGTCCTCTGGAGCCATAGCCAGCACTCATGTAGACGTCTCCCCCTCTACACTTATCCCGTTTTACGACCCCGACACCAGCGTGGTCATCCTCACTGGAAAAGTaagcaaataaaaaactaaatattagttATATAACATATAAGTTACATTTGAACCAAAACTAAGAACAAAAAAGAATTAGATGtaacttacagtatgtgtttaatttgttttccagggTGATACCAGAGTGCACATTTATGAGATGGTCCCTGAAGATCCGTACTTTATTGAGTGCAGCAGTTTTAACTCTCCTGAGCCACATAAGGTACTGAGATGAACTCCCTCTTACTTTGATtaattttagcatattttagtCACCATACATCTGCACACATGGACAGCTAGCGTGGTTACAATACCCTCCTCAGAACCTGTGCCATCTTTGTGATGCTGAacgttgttttttgtttgttatttgctAAAACTCTGACACTTCTGGATTGTCTCCTGTCTGCAGGGCTTGGCCTTTCTGCCCAAGACAGAGTGCAATGTGCGTGATGTGGAGGTAGCTGTAGGACTAATGCTCACCAAGACAAGCATAGAGCCAGTGGCCTTCAAAGTGCCACGGGTCAAGGTGAGCCAACTACACCACCTAGTGGACACATGGGGATACTGCATACCTTCCTTCCTGATTGTTATTTCTAGTAAATGGTTATGGCTTTTAATTATAGAAGGCATAACTCTATGTATGTGACTCTGGGTCTCCAGAAAGAGTTTTTTCAGGACGACGTGTTCACAGACACAGCGGTCTGTTGGGAACCGGCACTGACTGCCTCTGCCTGGCTGTCTGGCTCCAACGGCCAGCACAAAAAGATCAGCCTAAAGCCTAAAGACATGACGCCAGGTGCGGACACAGACCAAAGAGTCTGAATATGTATACATACCATGTCACCTTGTCTAACGTAGCTCTACAATCTACATGTCAGTACTGgatatgtttctgtttttcatgctgtgtgtgtgtttcttatttCAGTGAGTGAGGCCCCCAAAGACGCTCCAGTTAGGAAATACCTGCCCTCGTCTGTTTACCTGGAGGAGAAGACTGATGAACAGAAGAAAGATGAGGTGAGGATGAGCTGAAACATTGTGCACTACTGTATGAGTGGTGCCATCCAGTACATCTCATCTGGACTATTGTGAGGTCTTTCCACAGTTTGTCAGTCATCCATCGTGCATATTATCCACGTCAAAATCCTCATGTACATGTAGTAGTTGCTGAATTAAAGTAGCTGTGTTTTTCTGATATGTTGTAACACtgaatatgtgtatgtgtggccCAGCTGCTCAGTGCCATGGTGGCTAAGTTGGGGAACATGGACGAACCGCTGCCACAGGAGTCCTTCGAGGGGGTTGACGAAGACGAGTGGGTGAGTGACTGTGATGGAAACAGCTGTGAAGATGAAGCTCGACTCTCAAAATTTGCAAAACACTGCAGTATCTTTGCAGAAAAAACTACTAATGTGATTCTCataatattcagttttgctCAAGAATGTGTTGCTTCAACTCGTAATTTTTGAGGATAAAGGgtttttttatggttttgtttaggtttgtattatactgtaaggGACTGATCCCTTGTTTCTAACTTCAAATCTCCAAAGTCTAGTTGAAGTTGGGTTTCTTCAGGAACtcaaacatttataaatatggacattttaaaattattgaATAGGTTTTATCAGGGTGGCTTCAATTATTACCagtgtttttatacttttggtTTATTGTcaacattataatatattaagaaaaatacaacatatcagACTTTGTCAGGGACAGAACGATAAAGTTTTGGACTTATTTCCATCTTTGTCCCTGTTGTTTACACGTAAGTGATATTACACATAATATCAGTACATATGATATGACAAATGTTGGCAAAATCACATACGAACTAAATAATTAGATTATGTTTAGTGGAAAAAAACGGGTGCTCTGTTATGCATtacatcataaaaaaacaacaaatgtaaagcaaaaacacctcattttgttagtttttaattataatcattcatttcaacaacaacaacatatcatCAGAATACGGTTCTACTGAAAGCCGATAGATGATAACAGCAAATTATCACCGAGCTCAAGGTTTTGTAGTATCTGagttattaaaatgtaataaaaagtttgagagagagagagagaggttaagGTAATGCAAATTGCAAATGTATTACATGTCTATAATCCATCTTTGCTAACTGTGGCTATTGTGTCATCCAGGACGACTAGAGAGGACGTCATCTCAATCATGGTGCCAacaggaaagaggagagagcagaTCAAATGTCAAGCAACGTtcccatttgtgtgtgtgatggtgccACCCACACAACCTCTGAGCTTAATCAGCTAACATCTCAGCCTACTGCACACACAACGAATACTGTACAATGTGAAAGTATAAATGCTTTGCTTAAATGATCCCCTTGTGATATCAGTATGTATCACATTATCTGTTAAGCTTTGGAAAACCAAATGTCATGTTGTCTAGTTGGTGTTCATCATATCAGACTGCATGAAATTTGATTGGAAATTATTTTCAGCTGTAATtctgaaatatttcagaaataatTCTGGGATAAATCTGACATAGGAATTACTTTGTTATGTTAATGTACACTGCAAAAATTATGTCACACTATTTGTGATTTTTCTGGGAAAAAATCCCATTTTACAAGATGATACAACAGTAAATGTCAGAATATAAATACAGACACCTCAAACATATTTCTGGTAAACCACCATTTTAAGTCAGTGCAAGGTGAATTAAACAGCAGGCAATCATAGCAATAATACTTCTGCTTTATGTAACATTACCAGTTACACTGACAAACAACTTTCTTAAAAAACGGcttctctttttgtctgtaGTATGTGGCCATGGTTTAAAcatgataatacactctgataggtGTCCtgatatatatgaaaaaaaataatggcCTCCTCTTGTGCCCattctgttattttctgatCTCAAAATACCAGGTTGTGTACCATTGCATACAAAGTTGTTATCTGTGTGCACATTTACCTCCACAGTGGACCACTGCTTGCTTTCTCTGCTGGCCAGTCATGAGTACGCTCAGTCACAATGTGTCTTTAAAAGAAGTAATGTTGCAGAAAATATTGTTAATGATCTTATTGAATAAGTGAACATCATGcgtctgattaaaaaaaaacaaacccttgTCTTCCTGTTTGGtcaggtaaaacacacacatgattaCTGTAAGATGCTCAAGACTTCAGCAGCAAAACCTCACTGAGGATACAACAGGGTCACCAGTGTTCATGTTTGGCCATGAACTGGAATTTCTAATGACAACATTAAGttcacttttctttgtttgccAATGATAgaataaaatgccattttaacaTTTGATAATGTATTTGTAGAAGTTAGATTTGATTGAATGTTTTGCCATCCAGTGGTCATATAATAGTCTTATAAGTAGGAGTTAAAAGATCAGTGAAACTGAGATGCTATTATGCATTGAAAGCCAAACCAGAGGGGCCTTTGTATACTCTGAGATAAttgtttcctttatttcttttctcatttgctGGGCAGTTGAACTTTTAAACATGATCTTTGTTGGTTTTCAGACTGTTTGGGGATATTCCCCACttaaacaagcaaatattcTTATTTAATGTTTACTAGTAGTAAGTAATCATTGTGTTCATCAGACAATAACAGTACAGTATTAATAACTTTTAATGCAGCCATAACAGCCATCATGTAATTTCCAATCAGGGCTTCAGCAATATCCTCAATAATCCAGGCGTGAACCCACCGAGTTTGTTTACAGCAACCTCTGATGGACTGAAATGAACCATCCATTCAGCCATGCATGGTCGTGCACATCATGTTGTACACATGAACTGCAGGTGTcgtcagtgtttgtgtgatgtAGGGATGATTTATACCGTATGTGCTTGTGATTCTCAAATGCCATATTTTGGAATGCTTGTATTGGATTAACTTGCCTTCCattgtgttaaaaaaagatCTTCCCTTTTTATACAGTGAGTAaagcattgttgttttttctgtcttacCTGAGTAATggtttgtggatttttttcaatATTGTCTTGCAATAAACACCTTTTGAACCCATTCCGCCTGTCCTTTTGTGATTAGGTGTTGGAGAAATCTGGGGTCCTCTGAGTAGTTTTATGGGTGTAATATAATTTATGACATACTTTGACTAAAGAATGGTTTCACAAAGGAGGCCTAAGGGccctgtgattatgttgttttagGTTATGGGGCACTAGATGTTCATACCATAAGATAGAAGTGTCCCAGAAGTCTCTGTTCTTTTATACTGATAGCTGAGACGGAGATAGTTATGAACTTTTGTTGGTTTCTGAAGGGGgcgtgacagaaaaagtttgagaaccactgcatTAAGGTCTCTTTGGTGGAGACTGTGTGGGCCCATGAGGGGCATAGAAAATAAgtgcataaaataaataaaatatgcacaataaattaaataaatacatttatattttactaaaaaaaagaataaatggaCAAACAAATGGAATGTGTCCTTTACTATATTGTGCATAATATTGTATATGTTCATTTTATgaaatacattgttttattatagTTTTAGGGTGCCTATTTAACATCTGGCAAGGGACAATAGATGGAAATAAATCAATATGCATTATCTTTgacaaataaactaataaaatacaatgaaataaagtgTCATACTAGGATCAGTGGGGAAACAGATATTTAAACTTCTATCCATTGGTGGAGcactcaaaatattatttattgcaGAATTGCTCTCATGTATTTGCTTATTCTACTacctttaaatgaaattaatgtgtttttttccacgTCTTATTGACAGTATGTTAACAACTTAgtcagaggcctgaaaaatAAGCTGCAGTTTGACTTCCGTGCCAGCAGATGTCAGTATTAGAAATATCGCCGCCCACCTGGTTTGTCTTGAACTTTGACCCTTAAATAACCTTCATTGGTGTACATGTGTGAAAACAGAAGCGACACGCTGTCCGAGGGACctgtataatattataaaatggTAAGGATACACTTCATAATGGTCGTGTTTGTATTTCCAAACTCATAGTTGACGTTAACGAGCCAGAGGGGTGTAATGCTAGCTAGCATGAGCCGCTGTTGTAGCTCCTAGTTTGCTTTTTCAACACCGTTGCATAAGGTAGCTGCCTCCTCTTCAGTGGGACGTTGTTAATTTGATTTAGGGAGAAACTAATGCGCCCAAATGTCAGTTAATCCATGTCCAAACAGGGCGGAGGCGCGTATGGAAACGCTGTTGCAGTGTTTACAGCTGTAATGGAGGTGCTTCTTGCATTCGCACCTGCAGACACTTAACTTTACTGCCTCTGACATCAGCTTAATTATCTTTCTCTTTAATGCCACCGAAATGAAGACTACTGACTTACCTTCACTCTCtgtttgttgtcattgtcattgtgaaatTACTCCTCTGATGATTACTTTTTGTGGTTAATGTTTGCATTCTTGAAgctgattttcttttcctctgcaggCTAAGTATCTTGCACAGATCATAGTGATGGGAGCACAGGTGGTGGGACGTGCGTTTGCTCGTGCTTTGAAGCAAGAATATGCAGGTATGATCCATGaaagttaattattttaaaCGTGGTATGTAAAATGACTACTGAcacaaattgattaatcaatcagcCGATTGACAGACAATaacttttgaatttttaaaaaaatcgaTTATCAAGCGAAAGtgccaaatattttctctttcttttaacATAATTGTTAATCAAATATATCGTTTTGATTTGTGTGGATAAAACAAGTTATTTGAAGGCCAAACTGTGATGAGCATTTACCAGTATTTCCTGATGTTGCTccttaataatattataaccTTGCTTTTAGGTTGTTAATGAAATTAAGTtgtgagtatttgtgtgtgtgttgtgtgttttctctcacaGCCAGTCAAGCAGCAGCGCAGGCCAGGAGCCGTAATGGTCAGCAGTCTGCTGCAGCCTCTAGCATCACTGGAATGAGCCTGCAAGAGGCGCAGCAAATCCTCAATGTCTCCACACTCACCCCAGAGGAGATTCAGAAGGTACGAACACACTCTCTTTTTAGTGATTTAGTGTTGATACTGGGCTGCAGAGCTAATGTCAAAATCTTTTTCACGTTTTACAGGATTTTCCGTTCCCTGTAGCCTACATGTGCTACAGTGAACAACGCCCCGCATAATGTGTTGTTCTGTCTGCAAGAGGGGAGACATTGTTTTTTAGAATTACCTAAACTCCCCAAACTGTGGGAGTCCTTAGTCCCATGGTAGGAGAGAGAGATTCAGACAGGGATACCCCAGCATCTTGATAATTGCTTCAAAAGGATTTTcctaaaactctgtgtaatgttaagaatagcattcttttttaggatgatggctacagattatgTTTTATCTCTTCCAGAACTACGAGCACCTTTTTAAAGTCAATGACAAGTCAGTGGGCGGTTCTTTTTACCTGCAATCAAAAGTAAGTATTCTGTATCTTAGGATGCGACACATTTCACTTTGTTGTTTAAGCAGTAAGTAGTTACATTGTTCACGCAGTGAACAAAGTGTTGTAGAGAGGACATTTAAGGCAACATGTTACTTATCATATAGAAGAGAATAGAATATGACTTTATTGTCCACTTAAGTTGTTTTTAGCACCCCAAATCGACCAAATAATTTAAAACGTAGCTTAAGACATTAACACATAAAATATTGTGTGGGAAGATTTGCACCTCTGTTTTATGCCTCCACGCCGGTTACAGCCGTGTCCGCAGGCATAATGTGTTCGGGTTGTCTATCCGTCTAGAAAACTCAAGTGAACTTGGTGAAATCGACCCTCGGAGGGCTGAGGGAGCAAGTCAACAGCGATGGTCACTCAGAGGTGTATATCACCCAGAAtgcaagaaaatacatccatggttaggTGGCAGGAATGTACATAAAACTCCTGTTACCTAGTTAGCAGATAGTTTTATTAAGAAAATCTAATTCATAGctttatattttactgaaaaatgtcagcaCTAATTGCAGTTAAAATGTACTTAGattgtttttctgttcagtttaatgtgtgatttctttattcccaACATTAGTTGTAAACACATGGAAAAAGTGCTGTTTTGTAAGATATCATGAACCTGTAGCAATAATAGTTATGATAATTATGATACAGATCACAAATAGACATttctaaatcagaaactgatgcagctaATTACAAACTGCCTACATATTGCAATTATCCGCAGAAGACGCCTTCACTTCATTGAAATgagtctgcaggtatttctgatgatttgtaaaaagcagtaTAGCCCTAAGCATACAGCTAGCGGTCAATCCATGATAGTTGGGGCTGAAAGTGTACAAGGGTGTTGCGTTCCAGTTAAATCCCTCGCTCCTCCCCCGGccactttccctctgctctccgAGTGGCCTCCGTGCAACGTATGCTGTTACGTAATGCCAAGGGCTGAGGGGAAGTGGAACTACTAATGAAATGCAGCCCATAACTCAGgcacagaaggggagattgcgaccatatttcacagttggtctgacacttttgactcaaaggtcattgtgatctcaaaataggtttttagccataatttaagaatgaattgcacttaaacaaaatacactttttgttttattcaattccttccaagtattcactacatatattatgagtctggacagacatggatgtaaactgtaACTTGAATGGTTGGCAGAGgcatacagtgcatccggaaagtattcacagcgcttcactttttccacaatttatgttacagccttattccaaaatggattacattcattattttcctcaaaattctacaaacaataccccataatgacaatgtaaaagaagtttgtttgaaatctttgaaagtttattaaaaataaaaaacgaaaaattcacatgtacataagtattcatagcctttgccatgacactcaaaattgagctcaggtgcatcctgtttccactgatcatacttgagatgtttctacaacttgatcgGAGTcaacctgtggtaaattcagttgactggacatgatttggaaaggcacacaccggtctatataaggtcccacagttaacagtgcatgtcagagcacaaaccaagccttgaagtccaaggaattgtctgtagacctctgagacaggattgtatcaaGGCACacatctggggaagggtacagaaaaatgtatgcagcattgaaggtcccaatgagcacaatggcctccatcatccgtaaatggaagaagtttggaaccaccaggactcttcctagagctggttgcccggccaaactgagcaatcgagggagaagggccttagtcagggaggtgaccaagaacccgatggtcactctgacagagctctggtgtttctctgtggagagaggagaaccttccagaagaacaaccgtctctgcagcactccaccaatcaggcctgtatggtggagTAGCCAGatggaagccactcctcagtaaaacaTACATGAtagcccgcctggagtttgccaaaaggcacctgaaggactctgaccatgagaaacaaaattctctggtctgatgaaacaaagattgaactctttggcctgaatggcaagcgtcatgtacCGCgtcaggcaccgctcatcacctggctaatgccatccctacagtgaagcgtggtggtggcagcatcatgctgtggggatgtttttcagcggcaggaactgagAGATATTgagatgaaaacctgctccagagtgctctggacctcagactggggcgaaggtttaTCTTCCatcaggacaacgaccctaagcacacagccaagataacaaaggagtggctacgggacaactctgtgaatgtccttgagtggcccagacttgaacccgaatgaacatctctggagagatctgaaaacagctgtgcaccaacgctccccatccaacccaatggagcttgagaggtcctgcaaagaagaatgggagaaacaggtgtgccaagcttgtagcatcatactcaaaaagggttgaggctgtaattgatgccaaaggtgcttcaagtATTGatcaaaggctgtgaatacttatgtacatgtgaattttttgttttttatttttaataaagatttcaaacaaacttctttcattgtcattatggggtattgtttgtagaattttagagaaaataataaatttaatccattttggaataaggctgtaacataacaaaatgtggaaaagtgaagtgctgtgaatactttccagatgcactgtacaTCTGTGGGGCAGTAATTCTAGTTTGAGTTTAAAGTGCTTATTGCATCCTATAGTGCCTCTCAGAATTTTGTGTCTCAAACTGAGGAAAATAAAGGAGAACTGTCAGTCAGGGTGAGTTTGGCTTTCTCTTGTCAATTCACTCAGATTCGTCAGCAGTTACCCTAATATTTTGCAGCCCATGCCAACTATACTAAGTTTACTTCTAAGTCTGCAGTCCAGGTGACCAAACCAAGATATGAAGTTGAATGTTAGCACACTCTCACTGACAGTTTTTGGTAAACTATTTCTAAGATCGATTGACTCACTCTGATGCTGTTCAGTCTCCAAAGACGATAAAGCCATCCGTATGCATTTCTTGAAAATATGGCTTTAGAATTTTCAGCAAAGCTCCAGTGGCAGGGAGGGGCTGTACCAAGATAATCAAAAGTTTTTTGCAGTTTCAAAAAGTCGGCAGTCACAATTATCAGAttccaaaagaaaataataaagcgCAAGTAGACTGTTCAGTACATTGATCCATCATATATACTGAAACCTCTGACGTGTACAGGTACACCGTTCATTCTGAAATACTATTTGGCGTGGCACTGTGTCAGGCTGTCTGTGGAACTAAGTCTTTGAATATTCCTTACCTCACAGTGTTTTCACCTGCAGGAATTAGATGTTTTTTGTAGCACAGGATACAGTCATGTAAAATCCCTGCTTTTGGAGCTTGTGCAGTTGGGAACAGTGATACTCTGCAGTGCCCTTAGTAACTCTGTTTACTTGTTTTGCTCATAACATCCAAACAAACAATGATCAGTTCTCTTTATGTCTGTGTTAAATATCAAATTATGACtcatgtgactctgtgtgtgggAGGAATCCAGTCTTTGGGTTGGTTGGTTGTTACTGATTTTAACTCACACCCATTCCTTTCTGCTCTGAGTGAAACATAGTGTGATGTGGTTATTTTAAGTGTCgtccctttctctctcattattgtttgtttgtgtccaggtGGTGCGGGCGAAAGAGCGTCTAGACGAGGAACTAAGTATTCAGACAAAAAACCAGCAGTCACAGCAGAATATGGAAACATGAAGTATGAAATGATGCTCTCcctgtctttcctctccccATCCTCTGTAAATTATAACCCAATAAAAgccttctgtttttttttagccttgACTTTGTGGCATTGTTTGGGCAATGACAGGgaagcacaaacaaaaaaaataaagtggtCTTTTTATATGTGAAATGTTGTATATGGTTTGCAATGATCTAAATCAACAGCatcagaaatgctttttatttctgttttcagctAGATGAATAGCTGGATATGAATAGCTGAAACACTGAATATAGTGAGTGAAACTGCAGCTTGTTGACTATTAATCAGGGTGATAATCAGGatgattgtttttattcaaGTGAAGTGTGATGCAGCATCAAGTATGCACGTCTGTCTAAAGGGCCAGAATCACATTTCCCTTAATGATTTTATGTATATTTCACATAATGccattttattgtatattt
This genomic interval from Siniperca chuatsi isolate FFG_IHB_CAS linkage group LG21, ASM2008510v1, whole genome shotgun sequence contains the following:
- the pam16 gene encoding mitochondrial import inner membrane translocase subunit tim16 isoform X2 — encoded protein: MAKYLAQIIVMGAQVVGRAFARALKQEYAASQAAAQARSRNGQQSAAASSITGMSLQEAQQILNVSTLTPEEIQKNYEHLFKVNDKSVGGSFYLQSKVVRAKERLDEELSIQTKNQQSQQNMET
- the pam16 gene encoding mitochondrial import inner membrane translocase subunit tim16 isoform X3, yielding MSKQGGGAYGNAVAVFTAVMEAKYLAQIIVMGAQVVGRAFARALKQEYAASQAAAQARSRNGQQSAAASSITGMSLQEAQQILNVSTLTPEEIQKVVRAKERLDEELSIQTKNQQSQQNMET
- the pam16 gene encoding mitochondrial import inner membrane translocase subunit tim16 isoform X1; protein product: MSKQGGGAYGNAVAVFTAVMEAKYLAQIIVMGAQVVGRAFARALKQEYAASQAAAQARSRNGQQSAAASSITGMSLQEAQQILNVSTLTPEEIQKNYEHLFKVNDKSVGGSFYLQSKVVRAKERLDEELSIQTKNQQSQQNMET